The following are encoded together in the Astyanax mexicanus isolate ESR-SI-001 chromosome 8, AstMex3_surface, whole genome shotgun sequence genome:
- the peli3 gene encoding E3 ubiquitin-protein ligase pellino homolog 1 codes for MVLEGSSEALCPPPSLELRPSCNKTQPSPTLGSGSQPHDALFPGDKEPIKYGELIVLGHNGSLASGDKGRRRSRLALYKRPKSNGVKPDVIHNVSTPLVSKALSNKSQHSISYTLSRSHSVIVEYTHDPNTDMFQIGRSTESMIDFVVTDTAGSGGGSGGQGQGQGQGGSGGDGGQSAQSTISRYACRIMCDRSAPYTARIYAAGFDSSKNIFLGERAAKWRTSDGLMDGLTTNGVLVMHPAGEFVSEPAPGVWREISVCGNVFALRETRSAQQRGKLVENESNMLQDGSLIDLCGATLLWRTPGGLRRTPTLKQLESLRQELNAARPQCPVGFNTLAFPSLAQRATVDKKQPWVYMNCGHVHGYHNWGFRKEKGAGSSAVGGGAGSGGTAPASTGDRECPMCRRVGPYVPLWLGCEGGLYLDAGPPTHAFCPCGHVCSEKTVQGWSQIPLPHGTHAFHAACPFCGTWLTGEHGHVKLIFQGPVD; via the exons ATGGTTCTAGAAGGAAGCTCTGAGGCCCTGTGCCCCCCACCCTCCCTGGAGCTACGCCCATCATGCAACAAGACCCAGCCGTCCCCCACCCTGGGTTCAGGCTCTCAGCCTCATGACGCCCTGTTCCCTGGGGACAAAGAACCCATCAAATATGGAGAACTGATCGTGCTGGG GCATAACGGCTCGCTAGCCAGCGGGGATAAAGGCCGCAGGAGGAGTCGCTTGGCCCTTTACAAGAGACCCAAATCCAACGGCGTCAAACCTGATGTCATCCACAACGTCTCAACACCTCTGGTGTCAAAG GCCCTGAGCAACAAGAGCCAGCACAGTATCTCCTACACACTGTCAAGGAGTCATTCTGTTATAGTGGAGTATACACATGACCCCAACACAGATATGTTCCAG ATTGGTCGCTCCACAGAAAGCATGATCGACTTTGTGGTGACGGACACGGCGGGCAGTGGTGGCGGCAGTGGTGGGCAGGGTCAGGGTCAAGGACAGGGGGGTTCAGGAGGAGACGGGGGCCAGTCAGCCCAGAGCACAATCTCCCGCTACGCCTGTCGCATCATGTGCGATCGCAGCGCCCCCTACACCGCCCGCATCTACGCCGCCGGCTTCGACTCCTCCAAAAACATCTTCCTCGGG GAGCGGGCAGCCAAATGGCGGACCTCAGATGGCCTGATGGACGGGCTGACCACCAACGGAGTGCTAGTGATGCACCCTGCGGGCGAGTTTGTGTCTGAGCCAGCTCCAGGGGTGTGGAGGGAGATCTCAGTGTGTGGAAATGTCTTTGCTCTCCGAGAGACACGCTCCGCTCAACAGAGAGGCAAACTG GTGGAGAACGAGTCGAACATGCTGCAGGACGGCTCTCTGATCGACCTCTGTGGGGCCACGCTCCTGTGGCGGACCCCTGGCGGGCTGCGGCGGACCCCCACGCTGAAGCAGCTGGAGTCTCTGCGGCAGGAGCTGAACGCGGCGCGGCCGCAGTGTCCCGTGGGCTTCAACACGCTGGCGTTCCCCAGCCTGGCCCAGCGCGCCACCGTCGACAAGAAGCAGCCCTGGGTCTACATGAACTGCGGCCACGTCCACGGATACCACAACTGGGGCTTCCGAAAGGAAAAAGGGGCGGGGTCTTCTGCGGTGGGGGGTGGAGCCGGAAGCGGAGGCACCGCCCCAGCCAGCACGGGGGACCGCGAGTGCCCCATGTGCCGGAGGGTGGGGCCCTACGTGCCCCTGTGGCTGGGCTGCGAGGGCGGCCTGTACCTGGACGCCGGGCCCCCCACCCACGCCTTCTGCCCCTGCGGCCACGTGTGCTCGGAAAAGACGGTGCAGGGGTGGAGCCAGATCCCGCTGCCCCACGGAACACACGCCTTCCACGCGGCCTGCCCGTTCTGCGGCACGTGGCTGACCGGCGAGCACGGCCACGTCAAACTCATCTTCCAGGGGCCTGTCGACTGA